One Streptosporangium sp. NBC_01495 DNA window includes the following coding sequences:
- a CDS encoding substrate-binding domain-containing protein — translation MNTKKFSSLLATGLLALSLASCSSSEGEPSTATAAASGDGSYTIGVANFMLSGPYFSGMDKAIAAQAKKKGKIEIISTDANGDAAKLASNVEDLLSKNVDAIIISGGPLESAPAALNAAKTANKPVVLVDRKFQTGEYTSWIGPDNKAIGVQNGQFLAEKLPKGGKVAIIKGGPADNSIGLARTEGVKSVLAGTAGITLVEAPDFGGWGSDGGLTVMESLLATNPDLVAVFCENDAMCLGAQRAIADAGKAKQIIIAGVDGQAEALKAILDGTNYLVTGLNDADIIGAKGLDRAVEILSGAKVEKDTVVPSPRVTKENAAEYFDPNGGF, via the coding sequence ATGAACACTAAGAAATTCAGCAGCCTGCTGGCCACCGGCCTTCTCGCTCTCAGCCTTGCCTCCTGCTCGTCCAGCGAGGGCGAGCCCTCCACCGCCACCGCCGCCGCCTCCGGTGACGGCTCCTACACGATCGGCGTCGCCAACTTCATGTTGAGCGGCCCCTACTTCAGCGGCATGGACAAGGCGATCGCCGCCCAGGCCAAGAAGAAGGGCAAGATCGAGATCATCAGCACCGACGCCAACGGTGACGCGGCCAAGCTCGCCTCCAACGTCGAGGACCTGCTGAGCAAGAACGTCGACGCCATCATCATCTCCGGCGGCCCGTTGGAGTCGGCGCCCGCGGCGCTCAACGCGGCCAAGACGGCGAACAAGCCCGTGGTCCTGGTGGACCGCAAGTTCCAGACCGGCGAGTACACCAGCTGGATCGGCCCGGACAACAAGGCGATCGGCGTGCAGAACGGTCAGTTCCTCGCCGAGAAGCTGCCCAAGGGCGGCAAGGTCGCGATCATCAAGGGCGGTCCTGCCGACAACAGCATCGGCCTGGCCCGTACCGAGGGCGTGAAGTCGGTGCTCGCGGGCACCGCGGGCATCACGCTCGTCGAGGCCCCCGACTTCGGCGGCTGGGGATCCGACGGCGGTCTCACCGTGATGGAGAGCCTGCTGGCGACCAACCCCGATCTCGTCGCGGTGTTCTGCGAGAACGACGCGATGTGCCTGGGCGCGCAGCGTGCCATCGCGGACGCGGGCAAGGCCAAGCAGATCATCATCGCGGGCGTCGACGGCCAGGCCGAGGCGCTCAAGGCGATCCTCGACGGCACCAACTACCTGGTGACCGGTCTGAACGACGCGGACATCATCGGCGCCAAGGGCCTGGACCGGGCGGTCGAGATCCTGAGCGGGGCCAAGGTCGAGAAGGACACCGTGGTGCCCTCCCCGAGGGTCACCAAGGAGAACGCGGCCGAGTACTTCGACCCGAACGGCGGCTTCTAA
- a CDS encoding discoidin domain-containing protein, which produces MRRNVRGAARKAALAAVTTTVVALTSFGVSTPATGDTAAPAGAGTPSPSSPSTPSTPSSPSTSGKSGTSGTPSAQAKAGAESKAGAASSAAAVDWTLLHSENFSAPINTGNAPWVRENYTTPFDTIMDDSGQWYRNDYGPAWTTAFNSFATYRKEFPVGQGGWLTASLSARDWNKDGVIESPPSITTATVGGAPAAVLNVPDHTGGAIFRPTNKLPDQYRVEYKLKTIDFGGKRNGSIEYNGKVNGYSTQGCKTQHPWGEGSRSPGWSGNAAAPYCEWQDVRSGPYGYNGFHFMSIVDFANPAPRNNHFWHYRRKVLMDSFSQHPDRVGSGTGGRVCNSNTNQYYNYRDGNFNTVNMWISGLPNWTPGQGGLAGNSQWFMTNCSGGVAEQQLSSAAEIQPELMPNQSYTFAIERDATGYVLEASGNFARVGQKTIRFHRPFIVNNAPIWHYNVKPGEYDGRYNATLVQNDVNGSASWPNQWPAGSQYPDYFVIGDLYTNVYEGSASLTDIRLYVPQTTPPVTNLALNKPATASNQCAAAEAPAKAVNGSWTAGNSDKWCALGANKWLQVDLQSNTQVGRFVVRHSGAGGEKASWNTRDFDLQVSTNGTTWTNVVSARGNTANVTTHTFTPVTARYVRLNVLTPTSDSDAAARVFELEAYAS; this is translated from the coding sequence ATGCGAAGAAACGTCAGAGGGGCCGCGCGCAAGGCGGCCCTCGCCGCGGTCACCACGACCGTCGTGGCACTCACCTCGTTCGGGGTCAGCACCCCCGCTACGGGTGACACCGCCGCGCCGGCCGGCGCCGGTACTCCCAGCCCGAGCAGCCCGAGCACTCCGAGCACTCCGAGCAGCCCGAGTACGTCAGGTAAGTCGGGCACGTCGGGCACGCCGAGCGCGCAGGCCAAGGCGGGCGCGGAGAGCAAGGCGGGCGCGGCGAGCAGCGCCGCCGCCGTCGACTGGACCCTGCTGCACTCCGAGAACTTCTCGGCCCCCATCAACACGGGCAACGCGCCGTGGGTCAGGGAGAACTACACCACCCCGTTCGACACGATCATGGATGACTCCGGCCAGTGGTACCGCAACGACTACGGGCCGGCCTGGACCACCGCGTTCAACTCCTTCGCCACCTACCGCAAGGAGTTCCCGGTCGGCCAGGGCGGCTGGCTGACGGCTTCGCTCTCCGCCCGCGACTGGAACAAGGACGGCGTCATCGAGTCGCCGCCGTCGATCACCACCGCGACGGTGGGCGGCGCGCCCGCGGCGGTGCTGAACGTGCCCGACCACACCGGCGGGGCGATCTTCCGGCCCACCAACAAGCTGCCCGACCAGTATCGCGTCGAGTACAAGCTCAAGACCATCGACTTCGGTGGCAAGCGGAACGGCTCGATCGAGTACAACGGCAAGGTCAACGGTTACAGCACCCAGGGATGCAAGACCCAGCACCCCTGGGGCGAGGGTTCCAGGAGCCCCGGCTGGAGCGGTAACGCCGCCGCGCCCTACTGCGAGTGGCAGGACGTGCGGTCGGGCCCGTACGGCTACAACGGCTTCCACTTCATGTCGATCGTGGACTTCGCCAACCCCGCCCCGAGGAACAACCACTTCTGGCACTACCGCCGCAAGGTGCTGATGGACTCCTTCTCCCAGCACCCCGACCGGGTCGGCAGCGGCACCGGCGGGCGGGTCTGCAACTCCAACACCAACCAGTACTACAACTACCGCGACGGCAACTTCAACACGGTCAACATGTGGATCAGCGGCCTGCCCAACTGGACCCCCGGTCAGGGCGGTCTCGCGGGCAACTCCCAGTGGTTCATGACGAACTGCTCCGGCGGTGTGGCCGAGCAGCAGCTGTCGTCGGCGGCCGAGATCCAGCCCGAGCTGATGCCGAACCAGTCCTACACCTTCGCCATCGAGCGCGACGCCACCGGCTACGTCCTCGAGGCCAGCGGCAACTTCGCCCGGGTCGGGCAGAAGACGATCCGCTTCCACCGCCCCTTCATCGTGAACAACGCGCCGATCTGGCACTACAACGTCAAGCCCGGCGAGTACGACGGCCGCTACAACGCCACCCTCGTCCAGAACGACGTGAACGGCAGCGCGTCCTGGCCGAACCAGTGGCCGGCCGGCTCCCAGTATCCCGACTACTTCGTGATCGGCGACCTCTACACCAACGTCTACGAGGGCAGCGCGAGCCTGACGGACATCCGTCTCTACGTTCCCCAGACGACGCCGCCGGTCACCAACCTCGCGCTGAACAAGCCGGCCACCGCCAGCAACCAGTGCGCGGCCGCCGAGGCTCCCGCCAAGGCCGTCAACGGCAGCTGGACGGCCGGCAACTCCGACAAGTGGTGCGCGCTGGGCGCCAACAAGTGGCTCCAGGTCGACCTGCAGTCGAACACGCAGGTGGGACGGTTCGTGGTGCGCCACTCCGGTGCGGGTGGTGAGAAGGCGAGCTGGAACACCCGCGACTTCGACCTCCAGGTCAGTACCAACGGCACCACCTGGACGAACGTCGTGAGCGCCCGGGGCAACACCGCCAACGTCACCACCCATACCTTCACACCCGTCACCGCCCGGTACGTCCGGCTCAACGTCCTCACCCCGACCAGCGACAGCGATGCCGCGGCCCGCGTCTTCGAACTGGAGGCCTATGCCAGCTGA
- a CDS encoding SDR family NAD(P)-dependent oxidoreductase translates to MDLQLSGRVAVVTGASKGIGLAVTRTLLDEGARVVAASRKSTPELEALGGADLLHVPADLTDPEAPGQIVARAVEVFGGLDILVNNAGGPPPGVALPRFSFLAPNDDDWRAMFEFNLFSVVRAVRAAVPVMLQRGGGSIVNVSSGGARLPAPMNVDYNAAKAGLNNLTKALSEEFAPQGIRVNTVSPGPVRTAWWTEEGGAADIIAAQAGTDRDTVMNSVAVEMMKLTTGRLVEPQEIADVIALLVSPRSASTTGADFAVDAGFLKEI, encoded by the coding sequence ATGGACCTGCAGCTTTCCGGCCGTGTCGCGGTCGTCACCGGCGCCTCCAAGGGCATCGGCCTGGCCGTCACCCGTACCCTGCTCGACGAGGGGGCCCGCGTCGTGGCCGCCTCGCGCAAGAGCACCCCGGAGTTGGAGGCGCTCGGTGGCGCCGACCTTCTCCACGTACCGGCCGACCTGACCGACCCCGAGGCGCCGGGCCAGATCGTGGCGCGGGCCGTGGAGGTGTTCGGCGGCCTGGACATCCTGGTGAACAACGCCGGTGGCCCGCCGCCCGGTGTGGCCCTGCCGCGCTTCTCGTTCCTGGCCCCCAACGACGACGACTGGCGGGCGATGTTCGAGTTCAACCTGTTCTCGGTCGTACGGGCCGTCCGTGCCGCCGTCCCGGTGATGCTCCAGCGGGGCGGTGGCTCGATCGTCAACGTGTCCTCGGGCGGCGCCCGGCTTCCGGCCCCCATGAACGTCGACTACAACGCCGCCAAGGCGGGTCTGAACAATCTCACCAAGGCGCTGTCGGAGGAGTTCGCGCCGCAGGGCATCCGGGTGAACACCGTGTCTCCGGGACCCGTGCGGACGGCGTGGTGGACCGAGGAGGGCGGCGCGGCCGACATCATCGCCGCGCAGGCGGGGACCGACCGTGACACTGTGATGAACAGTGTCGCGGTGGAGATGATGAAGCTGACCACCGGCCGCCTCGTCGAGCCGCAGGAGATCGCCGACGTGATCGCCCTGCTCGTCTCGCCGCGCTCGGCGAGCACCACCGGCGCCGACTTCGCCGTCGACGCCGGGTTCCTCAAGGAGATCTGA